Within Salarias fasciatus chromosome 15, fSalaFa1.1, whole genome shotgun sequence, the genomic segment AACAGACTGGCAGAGACATCACTTGCACGCACCATACATTATCAGCTGTGTGATGTGTGCCAGTGTAATatgagagggggggaaaaaacatgaaagcGAGCAGCGAGTCAAGCGAATGCGAGGCAGTTTCTTGTGGAAAATGCAAAAAGGAAGGCTGCTGAAATTCATCACATGAGAGGGACAATGGTGCCAAAAACGGGTGCATAAGGAGCCGCCGTCCCATATGTgatggagagggagaaagaaaaccTCCTCTCCGGTGATTTACTGGTGGCTCTCGCTTTGCTCCTCGGTACTCCAGACAATTTGCAGCCATCTTATTCTGAATGGTGGAATCTGGCAACCTCTCCGGAGCACCTGCATCCGTCCAGCCTGACCTGCTTTTGTTCTGGTCCGACCCCCTAACTTTAGCCCCTAATTAACCCAACAGAAACTAATTAAATACAGCTCTAGTGGACCAGACGccagacgaaaaaaaaaaaaaaaaaaaagggaggaggaggacatagGGAAGTGAGCAAAGTGAGGGGAGCAAGCCAATGTAGCAggcaggagcaggagaggaggagggggggtccaGAGCTTGGCCTCCAGCCCCTGAGACCAGTTCAGACAGACGAGAGACACACGGTGATTCGAAGGAGGAGAGAATTTGCGTGTCAGTCTCAGCTTCGCTCCCCTGACCCTACACTTCTTTTACACGCTGTCATTTTTTCACGTTATTTTTGGGTTCTTCCTCGTAGATTAGCACGTGTGCCAAGCGCCGTAATCACGAGCGCACCAGTCACATGATGCAACTGACACCCCGGAGATATTTGGAAAGGGCTGGAGACAGGATGGGGAGAGCCGCGGAGCGACAAGAGGAGCATACAATGAAAGCAGGAGGGAAAcggggaggtggtggagggggagAAGGTATGGGCCCGGCTTGTGAGAAAGAAGATAGGCCTATATAAATATGGGTTCAAACCAGCCAAATGTCTCTGGCAAGACACTGCTGCTCTTAGTCCCAGGCACTGCTTGCTAAGTGATAGAGAAAGTAATTAAGAGAAGGCTGTTCAAGTAGATAGGCCTGTAAAGGAGATTTGAAGAGGGGAACTGATTGTGCATGTCTGATTCCAGCTCTTCAGAGAGTTCTCAGCCCCAAGGCTTAACTTGAAAAGGCccgtctctctcttcctctatCGCTCTGTCTCTGTAATGTATATTTCTAAACAAAATGCTCTTCTATTTTATTAACAGCACACTGGAATATTATTAATCACAGAATAGGGGcactcaaagaaaacaacaagtaGTGTCAGCATCTAACTATAAAAGACATCTTAATGAAGACTGCtgatccatccacccacccctcATCCTATCCTTCTAtctacctatctatctatctatctatctatttgaatggaaacactttttttctgctgagaCATTGAAACAACAGAGTATGAATTCAGTGTAAACATGGATCCATCCTGCCTTGAATAAATGCTTCGGGCTTGGGAATGTATATACTATATCGAGTGCAGGCACTTCCGATGCACTGATGAAACGCTCCAATGATTTTCATCCTTTATCAGTCATATGATACCATTTTCTGATGGCCATTTACATCAGAATACCGCATGTCACATAATCAAACTGTATGTTAATTACTTTCCTCATTATTATGACAGTGTTTACCTGACTTTTACAGTCACTGCAGTGAAAAGAGAATGTGCAATGACACAGTCAGCCACTGTGGCATCCTGTCAGGTCAGCATGGTGCTAAAACCTCGAGGAATGTTTTCTACATCTTGCTGAATCTGTCTCAAAGACTGAAGCAAAGTAGCtacagtggcaaaaaaaaaaaaaaaaaaaaaaaggaggtccATCCAGAGTGCATGGACCAACTTGAGAGCACAGCAGAGCAACACTGCCACCTAGGATGAACCGGGCTCTGATGCACATACACTCTGACTCAGGAAGTTTTATTCTTGTAGGACAGCCTTCGAAATATATTTTGGACTCTCTTGCTACATTCAGTAATTTTATGTATAAATGTTGCTTTCTGTGCTTTGTTGTTTTAGATCTTTTCTCGTGTGATTTCTGTTGATTTCATGCAAGTTTTGGGGAGGGATCATTGTGTTGGTGATGGTGCAGACGCCTCACCTTTTCAGATCTGAATCAAAGGAGGGATTTCATTCTTCAAAGGTTGTGTGAAGGTGTCAGAGCAGCCTTGGCTTTGATGGGCCAAATACCTGAAAGGTGCACAGCAAAAGGCAAAGGTTATGTAGGGGAAACAGATAATTAACTCAAAGCGTAGCAAAAAGAAATTCGCCAGTTGCAGGAACATCCATGTAAACTAAAATAGAGGCATGAATAAAGAGTTTGAGTTTTTTGAGACCTGCGCGGTTTGATGTCCACACGCCACGTGCATTTGTCACTGATTCAGTATCCTTTGGCGCCTgcaaaaattgaaataaattccAAATATTTTTCTCTTTAGCTCCCAACAGCCAGCTTCCATCGTATCTCAATGAGCCACTCGTCCAACAATAAACACCACTGAAGACCTCGTTATCACGCTAAAGGTTTTTTGGAGTTCCTGaagtttcaaaaagttaaaGGTGATGTAGATTTGTCAGGAGCCAGACTCCTACACTGATCCACCAGAGAcatctgctggaggagctgcttcaTTGTTGTTTTCCCAAATTAACCTGGGGTCTGTCGCCCTCTTCCGATCATCGAAGGAAGCACATGTAAACGAGAAAAAAGACATTCATTATAACCCTGCTGTGGTTTTGACCTTTATCTAATATTGACATAGAGAGAGGCTATATGTCATGTAGAAAAGTGTGTAATCCATACTGAGGAGACTCTTACATCTGCGATTTTAGAAGATTTTGTTCGTCACAATAATCGGCTAATTTTGTCACACTAATACAATTTAGGCTGATATGAGGAAGTTCACctatttattacttttttttttcaatatgagTCAATTTGTTTAGAACCCAGGAAGTAATAGCTATTTTGAGTGATGTTTTGTCGGTTTTTAGGGACTATCTTGTCAACTGAAACATTGCAAACTCAgagtgttatttatttattcatggttcatgctttattttagtttttattttgcaaTAATAATTCAAAAAAGGCGACGGAGCTGAAAATGGgcaatatatctttttttttgttttttactgttttcctcTTCACATTACACCTGTTGCTCTTGATCTTTTGCAACCTGCAAGTTCACTCCCAAATAAGGTATCAAGACACTACAGAAAATTAATAGCTGATTCAATATTTTCTTAGTATACTTAGATATTGGGCTTAAATCTGTTCTGAGCTCACTGCAAGAGATACaatgttgcagctgtcacaCATGTTACAATGATAGTTTTTGTACTGTAACCTTTTTTAATGTATCTTGATATTGCTAACTGTATTTACAAGAAATTGTTTCATAAATAGTATTCATGATATGGAAATTATCAAGTTCACCCGAcctatattttttaaaaatttatatttaaagtcATAATTTCTTCTAAAAAAATAGACGGATCATGAtgggaaaagtgtttttttctgctgtgacaCCCTTTGAGGAGACCCACGCCTTTAAAACCACTGTTATACACACTATTTGACCTAATGATGGTGTGTATTCACAAGGTTGAAGCTGAAAACCAGGTATAAGTGGATGTGTATCAatatgtgtttatgtgtgttactttgtgtgttgtgtgcataGGCGTGTGTATTAGTGTATTTATAGGTGCCTGTTAATGCGTGTTCTTGTGCactggtgtgtgttgttgtgtttgtgagtgtgtgggtgtgtgtgtgtgtgtgtgtgtgtgcgcgcgcgcgcgcgcgcgtaaCCTCGGCTGTCATGGTCATGCGTTCCACTACTGTCGTAAAGCGTGTCTGACTGTCGCGGCTGTAGCGTTTGCTGCGACAGCACTTTGCGGCAGCAGGGAAACCGAGGAGAAAGCGGCGAGAAACGTCTCCAGCGGAAAACGCCTCAAAAGACCCCGTGAATTCATGTCATATTCGGTAAACTAACTCCTGTACTGACCGTATATCCCTTCGCTTTTCGGATGAAATTGTGTTCAACGTTCTCCCAGCGCGATTCTCGTCCTTAATGCAGTGGGATGGCCACAGTGCCGCCTGGGCCTAGCGCACTGCCTGCATCCCCGGCTGAAAGTCCTCCTTTCCCCGCGACGGGGAGCGCGGACCCGGCGGCGGACGACCGGGAGCCGGGCTGCCACGGAGACCACCGTGTCCCCGCGGGTACAGGGACGAAGACGCCACCGGCGAGCCAAGAGAAGCGGTCggtgaagaagaagcagaaaaacatgctAGCCAGAGCTAGCCCGGCGGCGCTGCACCTCAAAATGCAAGCccgagaacagcagcagctcaacgGCTTGGCCGACGCTGACAGCCACCAGCACGCAGGAGACCGGCCCGACAATCCCACATCGCCCGTGGACAactgtgacagcagcagcagcggcggctaCGACGGGGCTCCGGCCGCCAGAAACAATAGTGAGGACTGCCAGCACGAAGGCCACGGCCCCTTCTCCAAAAACGGCAGTCACTCTCCCCTGGTTAACAATAGCATGAACGGGATGCCGGGTTTCTCTAGAACTGAGGCGGCCCGCGACCCCAAGCAGGAGTACGGCCACGCGCAGCCCCCGAGACCGCCGTGCGACGAGCTGCCGGACGGTGCCGGGCCCGGCGGGGACGAGAGCCGCGGAGAGCCGCCGGCCGCGGAGCTGGCCCGGCTCGACCTGAGCGGCTCCCCCGCCGGCCGAGCGGAGGCGGACGGCCACGGCATCCGCTACGTCCGCTACGAGTCCGAGCTGCAGATGCCGTGGATCATGAGACTGATCACCAAGGACTTGTCTGAGCCTTATTCAATTTACACGTACAGGTACTTCATCCACAACTGGCCGCAGCTGTGCTTTCTGGTGAGTACGAACACCCTGTAGCCCTGTTTCTTGAAGTGGCACGGCATTATTGTGGTGGATGTGACAGCATTCCGGGTGGTTTTAATCCCCTGTCAGTTTCCCTTGAAGCACGCCATGTGCGCACTGACAGTGGGGGCCATGCACTGGTAGGTTTGgcttttatgtttttagctgtaATCAAATCTGAACTCTTGCTTTTGCTACCACGCGTCTTAATCCCTGTCAATGTTGTGGACACAAGTCAGTATAAATAGCTGTCAATTCATAAGAAGTCAGACTGACAGCACAATGCCCCGTTCTGGTCTCCAGGGATCTCAGAACGTCTTGTCTGgtctctgacagctgaaacaAAACGTGTAGTGTTTGTGTCATTTCCTCTTCCACCTGCATTGTCCAGTTGGATTTCCACTTTGCAAAAACACTGCCCTTTCTTTGTTTATTCCCTGAG encodes:
- the naa30 gene encoding N-alpha-acetyltransferase 30; the encoded protein is MATVPPGPSALPASPAESPPFPATGSADPAADDREPGCHGDHRVPAGTGTKTPPASQEKRSVKKKQKNMLARASPAALHLKMQAREQQQLNGLADADSHQHAGDRPDNPTSPVDNCDSSSSGGYDGAPAARNNSEDCQHEGHGPFSKNGSHSPLVNNSMNGMPGFSRTEAARDPKQEYGHAQPPRPPCDELPDGAGPGGDESRGEPPAAELARLDLSGSPAGRAEADGHGIRYVRYESELQMPWIMRLITKDLSEPYSIYTYRYFIHNWPQLCFLAMVEQECVGAIVCKLDMHKKMFRRGYIAMLAVDSKHRRKSIGTNLVKKAIYAMVEGDCDEVVLETEITNKSALKLYENLGFVRDKRLFRYYLNGVDALRLKLWLR